The proteins below come from a single Pseudarthrobacter sp. SSS035 genomic window:
- a CDS encoding FtsK/SpoIIIE domain-containing protein, protein MRIRLTLRRDPAETKDLAVTVDGLATVADIATQLWVADPDRKGSPPPENLSLRIDEAFVGGGMRGSVLTRTDNLLESGLRPGSVVSLTEVSELFNAPGANRGPAAATLRILSGPDAGQEFSLPSGTSYIGRDRDVDIRLTDPLTSKRHARITVGEGVEIVDTNSANGLLMDGLPVTRATLNSSDTVTLGETTVTVVPLGRNQAAAPTSPLVDFNRSPRVVPRFEAPKRVPPAGPKRPDHQPFPYIMLMAPLLMGGIMFAVTRNILSVVFMMMMPLFIVGHYVDHKMQTRRQQKEQLKQFRESMAAFRQDITELQHVERAVRLQEAPSVSDTVDSIYKLGPLLWTHRPEHTGFLGLRFGLGTGTSRILFEEPHSNDTEAEFMRQIQDCLKQFKDIEGVPVVSQLRTAGSFGVAGARGLVDDVARGMVLQFVGLHSPAEAVVTAITSAQSRQRWDWLQWLPHVGSGHSPLNGDHLAAGSASGSSLVARLEDLLDAREATAKRSTPEHRGSVDPAKDEIPVPVLPAVLVIVEDDAPVDRGRLTRLAERGPDSGVHVMWVATDIQALPAACRDFMVVDGENGTTTGQVRLGRHTYPVSCESLDADLAAQLARMLAPVVDVGKPVSDDSDLPRAVSYATLIGKDFLDNPQAVAERWVENNSVHASAVPNRKDNGTLRALVGSKGIEPLYLDLKNEGPHALVGGTTGAGKSEFLQSWVMGMAAAYSPDRVSFLFVDYKGGAAFADCLSLPHTVGLVTDLSQHLVRRALTSLRAELHYREHLLNRKKAKDLLGLQREADPEAPPYLIIVVDEFAALATEVPEFVDGVVDVAARGRSLGLHLILATQRPAGVIKDSLRANTNLRVALRMADEDDATDILGVPDAAYFDPSIPGRGAAKTGPGRIQGFQTGYAGGWTTEKPQRPQIDIVEMAFGSGPSWEAPAPEKPVKEAPPGPNDIARMTANIVRAAESLAIRPPRKPWLDELAKTYDFSKLPNPRTDERLLLGVADDPARQEQPTVFYEPDQDGNMAIYGTGGSGKSAALRGIAIAAAVTPRGGPVHIYGIDCGSSGLKMLEELPHVGEIINGDDVERVGRLLRLLRDIADERSARFAEVRASTIVEYRTLANRPDEKRIFVLLDGISAFRETYEFSRLSALWDVFLQLATDGRPLGIHLVVTGDRPNAVPATLLASIQRRLVLRLTSEDDYMSMDVAKDVLTSASPPGRGMLGGYEVQLAVLGGNSNLALQAREVHKLSQAMLRQGLESAPRIQRLPEQVDLDVLPSGSPDLPVIGVDDETLQPAEIMAQGPLLLAGPPGAGRTVALVTLAYALRRSNPDTELVYIGSRRSAVASLPLWNRSVVGADDLAEIIEDLTEHSSGNPGKLAIFIEGLTEFTDTVAESGVSQLVTASIKADQWVIGESETSTWSSAWSLSQPFKSGRRGLLINPGDIEGDSLLNTSLGRVSPAFIPGRGYIVGRGKARKLQIALPPENRG, encoded by the coding sequence ATGAGGATCCGGCTGACACTCCGCCGGGACCCGGCGGAAACCAAGGACCTGGCCGTCACCGTCGACGGCCTGGCCACGGTGGCGGATATTGCCACGCAGCTTTGGGTAGCGGACCCCGACCGCAAGGGATCGCCGCCACCGGAAAACCTCTCGCTCCGCATCGACGAGGCCTTTGTGGGCGGCGGCATGCGCGGCAGCGTCCTGACCCGCACGGACAACCTCCTGGAATCGGGCCTGCGGCCGGGATCCGTGGTGTCCCTGACCGAGGTCAGCGAACTCTTCAACGCGCCCGGCGCCAACCGCGGACCCGCCGCAGCCACCCTGCGGATCCTTTCCGGGCCCGACGCCGGCCAGGAATTTTCGCTGCCCTCCGGCACCAGCTACATCGGCCGGGACCGGGACGTGGACATCCGGCTCACGGACCCCCTGACCTCCAAACGCCACGCCCGCATCACCGTGGGCGAGGGCGTGGAGATCGTGGACACGAACTCCGCCAACGGCCTCCTGATGGACGGCCTGCCCGTCACCCGGGCCACCCTGAACTCCTCGGACACGGTGACACTGGGGGAGACCACCGTGACCGTGGTGCCGCTGGGCCGCAACCAGGCGGCAGCCCCGACGTCGCCCCTTGTCGATTTCAACCGCTCCCCGCGGGTGGTTCCCCGCTTTGAGGCGCCCAAGCGCGTGCCACCGGCCGGACCCAAACGTCCGGACCACCAGCCGTTCCCGTACATCATGCTGATGGCGCCGCTGCTGATGGGCGGCATCATGTTCGCGGTCACGCGGAACATCCTCTCGGTGGTGTTCATGATGATGATGCCGCTGTTCATTGTGGGTCACTACGTGGACCACAAGATGCAGACCAGGCGCCAGCAGAAGGAACAGCTCAAACAGTTCCGGGAGTCCATGGCTGCGTTCCGGCAGGACATCACCGAACTGCAGCACGTGGAACGCGCGGTCCGCCTGCAGGAAGCACCATCGGTCAGCGACACCGTGGATTCCATCTACAAACTCGGTCCGCTGCTGTGGACCCACCGCCCCGAACACACCGGTTTCCTGGGCCTGCGGTTCGGGCTCGGCACCGGTACATCTCGCATCCTGTTCGAGGAACCCCACAGCAACGACACCGAAGCTGAATTCATGCGCCAGATCCAGGACTGCCTGAAGCAGTTCAAGGACATCGAGGGTGTCCCGGTGGTCTCCCAGCTGCGCACGGCCGGGTCCTTCGGCGTGGCCGGAGCCCGGGGCCTGGTTGACGACGTTGCCCGCGGCATGGTCCTGCAGTTCGTGGGCCTGCACTCGCCGGCCGAGGCCGTGGTGACGGCCATAACGTCGGCGCAATCCCGGCAGCGCTGGGACTGGCTGCAGTGGCTGCCCCACGTGGGCTCCGGCCACAGCCCCCTCAACGGCGACCACCTGGCCGCCGGTTCAGCCAGCGGCTCCTCCCTCGTGGCCAGGCTCGAGGACCTGCTCGACGCACGCGAAGCCACGGCCAAGCGCTCCACCCCCGAACACCGGGGATCCGTGGACCCTGCCAAGGACGAGATCCCGGTCCCGGTGCTGCCGGCGGTCCTGGTCATCGTCGAGGACGACGCTCCGGTGGACCGGGGCAGGCTGACCCGCCTCGCCGAGCGCGGACCGGACTCCGGCGTCCACGTGATGTGGGTGGCCACCGACATCCAGGCACTCCCGGCCGCCTGCCGGGACTTTATGGTGGTTGACGGCGAAAACGGCACCACCACCGGGCAGGTGCGGCTGGGACGGCACACGTATCCCGTGAGCTGCGAAAGCCTTGACGCCGACCTGGCCGCGCAGCTGGCCCGGATGCTGGCGCCCGTGGTGGACGTTGGCAAGCCGGTCAGCGACGACTCCGACCTGCCGCGTGCGGTGTCCTACGCCACCCTGATCGGCAAGGACTTCCTGGACAACCCGCAGGCCGTGGCGGAGCGCTGGGTGGAGAACAATTCCGTCCACGCCTCCGCGGTTCCCAACCGGAAGGACAACGGGACCCTCCGCGCGCTGGTGGGTTCCAAGGGCATCGAGCCGCTCTACTTGGACCTGAAGAACGAGGGCCCGCACGCGCTGGTGGGCGGCACCACCGGCGCCGGCAAATCGGAGTTCCTGCAGTCCTGGGTCATGGGCATGGCCGCCGCCTACAGCCCGGACCGCGTGAGCTTCCTGTTTGTGGATTACAAGGGTGGGGCGGCGTTCGCCGATTGCCTCAGCCTGCCCCACACCGTGGGCCTGGTCACCGACCTCTCCCAGCACCTTGTCCGCCGCGCCCTGACCTCCCTCCGTGCGGAGCTGCACTACCGCGAACACCTGCTGAACCGCAAGAAGGCCAAGGACCTGCTCGGGCTCCAGCGCGAAGCCGACCCGGAGGCACCGCCGTACCTGATCATCGTTGTGGACGAATTCGCGGCGCTGGCCACCGAGGTCCCCGAATTTGTGGACGGTGTGGTGGATGTTGCCGCCCGTGGCCGGTCCCTGGGCCTGCACCTGATCCTGGCCACGCAGCGTCCCGCCGGCGTCATCAAGGACAGCCTGCGCGCAAACACCAACCTCCGGGTCGCCCTGCGCATGGCGGATGAGGATGACGCCACCGACATCCTCGGCGTGCCTGATGCGGCCTACTTCGACCCGTCCATCCCGGGCCGCGGCGCCGCCAAGACCGGGCCCGGCCGTATCCAGGGGTTCCAGACCGGCTATGCCGGCGGCTGGACCACGGAGAAGCCCCAGCGTCCGCAGATCGACATCGTGGAGATGGCCTTCGGGTCAGGGCCCAGCTGGGAGGCGCCCGCCCCCGAGAAGCCCGTCAAGGAAGCTCCGCCCGGCCCCAACGACATCGCCAGGATGACCGCCAATATCGTCAGGGCCGCGGAATCCCTGGCCATCCGGCCGCCGCGCAAACCGTGGCTGGACGAGCTGGCCAAGACGTACGACTTTTCCAAGCTCCCGAACCCCCGGACGGACGAACGGCTGCTGCTGGGTGTGGCGGATGATCCTGCCCGCCAGGAACAGCCCACGGTGTTCTACGAGCCGGACCAGGACGGCAACATGGCAATCTACGGCACGGGCGGCTCCGGAAAATCCGCTGCCCTGCGCGGCATCGCGATTGCCGCCGCTGTCACGCCCCGGGGCGGGCCCGTGCACATCTACGGGATCGATTGCGGTTCCTCCGGGCTGAAGATGCTCGAAGAGCTGCCGCACGTCGGCGAGATCATCAACGGTGACGACGTCGAACGCGTCGGCCGGCTGCTCCGCCTGCTCCGGGACATCGCCGACGAAAGGTCAGCCCGGTTCGCCGAGGTCAGGGCCTCCACCATCGTGGAATACCGGACCCTGGCCAACCGCCCGGACGAGAAGCGGATCTTCGTGCTGCTGGACGGCATATCGGCGTTCCGCGAAACGTACGAATTCAGCCGCCTGTCCGCACTCTGGGACGTCTTCCTGCAGCTGGCCACGGACGGCCGTCCCCTGGGGATCCACTTGGTGGTCACCGGTGACCGGCCGAACGCCGTACCGGCGACACTGCTGGCCTCCATCCAGCGCCGGCTGGTGCTGCGGCTGACGTCCGAGGACGACTACATGTCCATGGACGTCGCCAAGGACGTCCTCACCAGCGCCTCGCCGCCGGGGCGCGGCATGCTGGGCGGCTACGAGGTCCAGCTGGCCGTCCTGGGCGGCAACTCCAACCTGGCGCTGCAGGCCCGTGAAGTCCACAAGCTCAGCCAGGCGATGCTGCGCCAGGGGCTGGAATCGGCACCAAGAATCCAGCGGCTTCCCGAACAGGTGGACCTGGATGTGCTGCCTTCCGGCAGCCCGGACCTGCCCGTCATCGGCGTCGACGACGAAACCCTGCAGCCGGCCGAGATCATGGCCCAGGGACCGCTGCTGCTGGCGGGTCCGCCAGGGGCGGGCAGGACGGTGGCGCTGGTGACCCTGGCCTACGCGCTGCGCCGGTCCAACCCGGACACGGAGCTGGTGTACATCGGCTCCCGCCGGTCCGCGGTGGCGTCGCTGCCGCTCTGGAACCGTTCCGTGGTGGGTGCCGATGACTTGGCCGAGATCATCGAGGACCTCACGGAGCACTCTTCCGGGAACCCCGGGAAGCTGGCGATCTTCATCGAGGGCCTGACCGAGTTCACGGATACCGTGGCGGAATCGGGCGTTTCGCAGCTCGTGACGGCGTCCATCAAGGCCGATCAGTGGGTCATCGGGGAATCGGAAACATCAACCTGGTCCTCCGCCTGGTCGCTGTCGCAGCCCTTCAAATCCGGACGCCGGGGCCTGCTGATCAACCCCGGCGACATCGAAGGGGACAGTCTGCTCAATACGTCGCTGGGCCGCGTCAGCCCGGCTTTCATACCCGGCCGGGGCTACATCGTAGGACGCGGCAAGGCACGCAAACTGCAGATCGCGCTGCCGCCGGAAAACAGGGGCTGA
- a CDS encoding response regulator, producing MPEDFRVLIVDDDFHVAKLHATYVDSVAGFLALAPVGSASLALQAIHSLRPDLVLLDVYLPDASGLDLLQQLDVDTMILSAASDAESLRKAFRRGALGYLLKPFTAESLSQQLRSYARYRRLLGQPGALDQGSVERAKRALIPGDVTPAAKPRSATEAAVLESLVAGEQYSAVEVATRVGVSRATAQRYLSSLADDGAVDIQLRYGTTGRPEHRYSLPAS from the coding sequence ATGCCTGAGGACTTCAGGGTGCTGATTGTGGACGACGATTTCCACGTGGCCAAGCTGCACGCAACGTATGTGGATTCGGTGGCGGGATTCCTGGCGCTGGCGCCGGTGGGGTCGGCATCCCTGGCGCTGCAGGCGATCCACAGCCTCCGCCCGGACCTGGTGCTGCTGGATGTCTACCTGCCGGACGCCTCAGGCCTCGACCTGCTGCAGCAGCTGGACGTGGACACCATGATCCTCAGTGCCGCATCGGACGCCGAGTCGCTGCGGAAAGCGTTCCGCCGCGGCGCCCTCGGGTACCTGTTGAAGCCCTTTACCGCCGAGTCGCTCTCGCAGCAGCTACGTTCGTATGCCCGGTACCGCAGGCTCCTGGGCCAGCCCGGGGCCCTGGACCAGGGCTCCGTGGAGCGGGCCAAACGGGCGCTGATCCCCGGGGACGTGACGCCGGCGGCCAAACCCCGCTCCGCCACCGAGGCCGCGGTCTTGGAATCGCTGGTTGCCGGCGAACAGTATTCGGCGGTGGAAGTGGCCACCCGCGTGGGGGTTTCCCGGGCCACGGCGCAAAGGTACCTGTCCTCGCTGGCCGACGACGGCGCCGTCGACATCCAACTGCGCTACGGAACCACCGGACGCCCGGAACACCGCTACAGCCTCCCGGCCAGTTAA
- a CDS encoding inositol monophosphatase family protein, with the protein MSHPDLNIELLAVARQAAAAGAAVLASRNGESLDVSNKGDAGDWVTAFDVAAENAVRDAIVAARPQDTITGEEHGTTRPAAPTGYRWSIDPLDGTTNFIRNIVYYATSVAVADSDGVWLAGVVNAPALGRVYYAARGQGAWLEEGGRVTQLQGPAPDRAGQILATGFSYDPAIRAEQAALLGSLMDGFADVRRLGSAALDLCLVADGTHDAYGERGLNEHDFSAGALIAEEAGCWVRRPRLASPLDGGPADEDRLAAWTCAGTLALSGKFPL; encoded by the coding sequence ATGAGCCACCCGGATCTCAACATCGAACTGCTTGCGGTGGCCAGGCAAGCAGCCGCCGCCGGCGCCGCCGTGCTGGCTTCCCGTAATGGCGAGTCTCTGGACGTCAGCAACAAGGGCGACGCCGGCGACTGGGTCACGGCCTTCGATGTCGCCGCGGAGAACGCCGTCCGGGATGCCATCGTGGCCGCCCGGCCACAGGACACCATCACGGGGGAGGAGCACGGCACCACCCGGCCCGCTGCGCCCACCGGTTATCGCTGGTCCATCGACCCGCTGGACGGTACCACCAACTTCATCCGGAACATCGTCTACTACGCCACCTCCGTGGCAGTGGCGGATTCCGACGGCGTCTGGCTGGCCGGCGTCGTCAACGCCCCGGCGCTGGGCCGCGTCTACTACGCTGCCCGCGGCCAGGGTGCGTGGCTGGAAGAAGGCGGCCGGGTGACCCAGCTCCAGGGTCCGGCGCCGGACCGCGCCGGGCAGATCCTCGCCACCGGCTTCAGTTACGACCCCGCCATCCGCGCCGAGCAGGCTGCACTGCTGGGCAGTCTCATGGATGGATTCGCCGACGTCCGGCGGCTGGGCTCAGCGGCGCTGGACCTCTGCCTGGTGGCTGACGGGACCCACGACGCCTACGGCGAACGCGGGCTCAACGAACATGACTTCTCCGCCGGTGCGTTGATTGCCGAGGAAGCCGGTTGCTGGGTCCGGCGTCCCCGGCTGGCCAGTCCGCTGGACGGCGGACCCGCCGACGAGGACAGGCTGGCCGCCTGGACCTGCGCCGGGACCTTGGCGCTGTCCGGCAAGTTTCCGCTGTGA
- a CDS encoding ATP-binding protein — protein MPEEGRTVPRSARTPPLRFSTQTLLLQLGVVLLVVLLSAAVHAWLTYERVGREAENQALTLARAVAADPSVQADVLAISAGAGTPPPAVLRAGPLMAAAEAIRTRTGALFVVITDETGLRLAHPDPDRLGEKVSTDPSQALAGQEVTTRNTGTLGPSAGAKVPVYARGAGTVVGEVSVGYSMESVGQSVARDIGPVGLTAAGALLAGVLASFLLRRRLQRLTLGLEPEEISTLVHDQVAVLQGVDDGVIGVSADGRISVFNAAAQRLLEQPDLSGTPWADAPVPGQLRALTRPDAAEADAIELVAGGSVLVASARKALHRSEDLGWVVMLRDRTELQQLTRQLDAVGTMSTALRAQRHEFANQLHTIAGLMSIGQHQQARDYLAGLAATGPLKFPVDQAELLQDPYLQAFVGAKGVEADERGVTLRIGPETLVRGQVTEPQDVTTVLGNLIDNAVNAAVSGSAPDRWVELEVLDEPHDDGGTLHIVVADSGDGLAAGTDAEAVFAEGFTTAAGPVVPAPAAAGGRSGGQSGARSGGQGLGLALARKLARRRGGDVRVLEPGTPGGPGAVFMASLPRTTAGTTPGTPAGTQDLAGKDNDA, from the coding sequence ATGCCTGAGGAAGGGAGGACCGTGCCGCGTTCTGCACGCACACCGCCTTTGCGGTTCTCCACGCAGACCCTCCTCCTTCAGCTGGGCGTGGTCCTGCTGGTGGTGCTGCTCAGCGCCGCCGTCCACGCCTGGCTGACCTACGAACGTGTGGGCCGCGAGGCGGAAAACCAGGCCCTGACGCTGGCCCGCGCCGTCGCCGCGGATCCTTCCGTGCAGGCTGACGTGCTGGCGATCAGCGCGGGCGCGGGCACTCCCCCGCCCGCCGTGCTCCGCGCCGGGCCGCTGATGGCAGCCGCCGAGGCGATCCGGACCCGGACCGGGGCACTGTTTGTGGTGATCACCGACGAAACCGGCCTGCGCCTGGCGCACCCGGATCCGGACCGGCTGGGCGAGAAGGTCAGCACCGATCCGTCCCAGGCCCTCGCCGGCCAGGAGGTCACCACCAGGAACACCGGGACACTGGGCCCGTCTGCCGGCGCCAAGGTTCCTGTTTACGCACGCGGCGCTGGCACGGTTGTGGGCGAGGTCAGCGTTGGGTACTCCATGGAGAGCGTGGGCCAAAGCGTTGCCCGCGACATCGGCCCGGTGGGGCTGACCGCCGCGGGTGCGCTGTTGGCGGGCGTGCTGGCCTCGTTCCTGCTGCGGCGCCGGCTCCAGCGCCTGACGCTGGGGCTGGAGCCCGAGGAAATCAGCACGCTCGTGCACGACCAGGTTGCCGTTTTGCAGGGCGTGGACGACGGCGTCATCGGCGTTTCGGCCGACGGCAGGATCAGCGTGTTCAACGCAGCGGCGCAGCGCCTTCTGGAGCAGCCGGACCTTTCCGGGACGCCATGGGCCGACGCTCCGGTGCCCGGACAGCTCAGGGCGTTGACCCGGCCGGACGCTGCGGAGGCGGACGCCATCGAGCTGGTAGCCGGCGGCAGCGTCCTGGTGGCCAGCGCGCGCAAGGCCCTGCATCGAAGCGAGGACCTTGGCTGGGTGGTGATGCTCCGGGACCGCACCGAACTCCAGCAGCTCACCCGGCAGCTCGACGCCGTGGGCACCATGTCCACGGCCCTGCGCGCCCAGCGCCACGAATTCGCCAACCAGCTGCACACCATCGCCGGCCTGATGAGCATCGGTCAGCACCAGCAGGCCCGCGACTACCTGGCCGGGCTCGCCGCCACGGGGCCCCTGAAGTTCCCGGTGGACCAGGCGGAACTGCTGCAGGACCCCTACCTGCAGGCCTTTGTGGGCGCCAAGGGCGTGGAGGCCGATGAGCGCGGCGTGACGCTGCGGATCGGCCCCGAAACCCTGGTCCGCGGCCAGGTCACCGAGCCGCAAGACGTGACCACCGTACTGGGCAACCTGATCGACAACGCGGTGAACGCCGCCGTCTCGGGCTCCGCCCCGGACCGCTGGGTGGAGCTCGAGGTGCTGGATGAACCGCACGACGACGGCGGGACGCTGCACATCGTCGTCGCCGATTCCGGCGACGGGCTGGCCGCCGGGACGGACGCGGAAGCGGTCTTCGCCGAGGGATTTACGACGGCGGCCGGCCCAGTAGTGCCGGCTCCGGCGGCTGCCGGCGGACGGAGTGGCGGGCAGAGTGGCGCACGGAGTGGCGGGCAGGGGCTGGGCCTGGCCCTGGCCCGGAAGCTGGCCCGGCGCCGCGGCGGGGACGTCCGCGTGCTGGAGCCGGGGACACCGGGCGGACCCGGTGCCGTGTTTATGGCTTCCCTGCCACGTACAACGGCCGGGACCACCCCCGGGACACCTGCGGGGACCCAGGATTTAGCTGGAAAGGACAATGATGCCTGA
- a CDS encoding GNAT family N-acetyltransferase, which produces MQSQITIRPAVEADFQAIARITVDSYLAAGYFDSADHPYMQQIQDVAARAAKATIWVAERDRQVVGSVTLALAGEPFADIALPDELEFRMLVVDPAVQRSGAGKAMVEAIIEHAKSLEGITGVALTTGGTWESAHGLYRKTGFKRVPERDWLIPGTDIKLLVYRLDVQPT; this is translated from the coding sequence GTGCAATCGCAAATAACCATCCGACCGGCCGTTGAGGCAGACTTCCAGGCCATCGCCAGGATCACCGTGGACTCGTACCTGGCAGCAGGGTATTTCGACAGCGCGGACCATCCCTATATGCAGCAGATCCAGGATGTTGCCGCACGTGCGGCGAAGGCCACGATCTGGGTTGCCGAGCGGGACCGGCAGGTGGTGGGTTCCGTGACGCTGGCACTGGCAGGTGAACCGTTCGCCGACATCGCCCTGCCGGATGAGCTGGAGTTCCGGATGCTGGTGGTGGATCCGGCGGTGCAGCGCAGCGGCGCAGGCAAGGCCATGGTGGAAGCCATCATTGAGCATGCGAAATCGCTGGAGGGCATCACGGGCGTGGCCCTCACCACCGGCGGGACCTGGGAGAGCGCCCATGGCCTCTACCGGAAGACCGGCTTCAAACGCGTCCCCGAGCGTGACTGGCTGATTCCGGGCACCGACATAAAGCTGCTGGTTTACCGGCTTGACGTCCAGCCAACCTAA
- the ligA gene encoding NAD-dependent DNA ligase LigA, which yields MSTAPVPAEETANSTEELTEPDAVPAGSVREEYENLADLVRKYRFAYYQEDEPLVSDAEFDELFRRLEEIEALHPELVANDSPTQEVGGEVSAAFAAVEHLQRMYSLEDVFSLEELEAWITKAEAGVSKLGDTAQLAWLTELKIDGLAVNLLYRDGKLVRAATRGDGTTGEDITHNVLTIKEIPTELTGTGFPSEVEIRGEVFIPSKAFAEFNEALIEAGKAPLANPRNAAAGSIRQKDPAETAKRPLRMFVHGIGSREGLETLSQSQTYAVLEKWGLPVSPYFEVLGGLPEILAFIKRYGEQRHSLMHEIDGIVVKIDDFATQRALGYTTRVPRWAVAYKYPPEEVHTRLLDIRVQVGRTGRVTPFGVLEPVKVAGSTVARATLHNQDVVKAKGVLIGDVVVLRKAGDVIPEIVGPVLALRKGREDELREFVMPAECPSCGTELAPSKEGDIDIRCPNSRSCPIQLTERVAHLAGRGAFDIEALGGEAAVALTDPGEPRPGPLVSESELFSLTAADLEHVRILREKRSKGVGTGVFEMVPYFWTKATAKTPSKPTANTAKLFVELEKAKTQPLWRVLVALSIRHVGPRASRALATAFGTMDGIRNASEEDLAHVDGVGPTIAAALKEWFAEDWHVEIVDRWAEAGVRMADERDESTPRTLEGLTIVVTGSLPNFSRDEAKEAILIRGGKAAGSVSKNTSYVVAGESAGTKLDKAAQLGIPVLDEDGFRELLANGPAPAAEVTPTPSPTEPEEAAE from the coding sequence GTGAGCACAGCACCGGTCCCCGCAGAGGAAACAGCAAACAGCACTGAGGAACTAACCGAGCCGGACGCCGTCCCCGCTGGGTCGGTGCGCGAAGAATATGAGAACCTGGCGGACCTGGTCAGGAAGTACCGGTTTGCGTATTACCAGGAGGACGAACCCCTGGTCTCGGACGCTGAATTCGACGAACTGTTCCGGCGCCTGGAGGAGATCGAGGCCCTGCATCCGGAGCTGGTAGCCAATGATTCGCCTACGCAGGAGGTTGGCGGGGAAGTCTCAGCCGCCTTCGCCGCCGTCGAACATCTGCAGCGGATGTACAGCCTCGAGGACGTCTTTTCCTTGGAGGAGCTGGAGGCCTGGATCACCAAAGCCGAGGCCGGCGTCAGCAAGCTGGGGGACACCGCCCAGCTGGCGTGGCTTACTGAACTCAAGATTGACGGCCTCGCGGTCAACCTGTTGTACCGCGACGGGAAACTGGTCCGGGCGGCCACCAGGGGTGACGGAACCACGGGTGAAGACATCACCCACAACGTCCTGACGATCAAGGAAATCCCGACGGAACTGACGGGCACCGGATTTCCCTCAGAGGTGGAAATCCGAGGCGAGGTCTTTATCCCTTCCAAAGCCTTTGCGGAGTTTAATGAGGCCCTGATCGAAGCCGGCAAGGCGCCGCTGGCCAACCCCAGGAATGCCGCCGCCGGTTCGATCAGGCAGAAGGATCCTGCGGAAACTGCCAAGCGTCCGTTGCGGATGTTTGTCCATGGAATTGGTTCGCGCGAAGGGCTTGAGACCCTGAGCCAGTCCCAGACCTACGCCGTGCTGGAAAAGTGGGGACTTCCCGTCAGTCCGTATTTCGAGGTTCTCGGCGGCCTGCCGGAGATCCTTGCCTTCATCAAGCGCTATGGCGAGCAACGGCACAGCCTGATGCACGAAATCGACGGCATCGTTGTCAAGATCGACGACTTCGCCACGCAGCGTGCCCTCGGCTACACCACCCGCGTTCCCCGCTGGGCCGTCGCCTACAAGTACCCGCCGGAAGAAGTCCACACCCGGCTGCTGGACATCCGTGTCCAGGTAGGCCGTACCGGCCGCGTGACCCCGTTCGGGGTGCTGGAGCCGGTGAAGGTGGCTGGTTCCACCGTGGCCCGTGCCACGCTGCACAACCAGGACGTGGTCAAGGCCAAGGGCGTGCTGATCGGCGATGTTGTGGTGCTGCGCAAGGCCGGAGACGTCATCCCGGAGATCGTCGGCCCCGTGTTGGCGCTGCGCAAAGGCCGTGAGGACGAACTGCGCGAGTTCGTGATGCCCGCCGAATGCCCGTCCTGCGGCACGGAGCTCGCCCCCTCCAAGGAGGGCGACATCGACATCCGCTGCCCCAATTCCAGATCCTGCCCCATCCAGCTGACCGAGCGCGTGGCGCACCTGGCCGGCCGCGGTGCCTTCGACATCGAGGCCCTCGGCGGGGAAGCTGCCGTTGCGCTAACTGATCCGGGCGAGCCCAGGCCAGGCCCGCTGGTGAGTGAGTCGGAGCTCTTCTCCCTTACCGCGGCGGACCTGGAGCATGTGCGGATCCTGCGCGAGAAGCGTTCCAAGGGTGTGGGCACCGGCGTCTTCGAGATGGTCCCGTACTTCTGGACAAAGGCAACGGCCAAAACACCGTCCAAGCCCACGGCGAACACTGCGAAGCTCTTCGTGGAACTGGAGAAAGCCAAGACCCAGCCGCTGTGGCGGGTGCTCGTTGCCCTGTCCATCCGGCACGTTGGCCCCCGCGCCTCACGCGCCCTGGCCACCGCATTCGGCACCATGGACGGCATCCGGAACGCCTCCGAGGAGGACCTGGCGCATGTGGATGGCGTGGGGCCAACCATTGCGGCCGCGCTCAAGGAATGGTTTGCCGAGGACTGGCACGTGGAGATCGTTGACCGCTGGGCTGAGGCCGGGGTCCGCATGGCGGATGAGCGGGATGAGTCCACGCCGCGCACGCTGGAAGGGCTGACCATTGTGGTGACCGGCTCCCTGCCGAACTTCAGCCGGGACGAGGCCAAGGAAGCCATCCTCATCCGCGGTGGCAAAGCTGCGGGCTCGGTCTCGAAAAACACCAGTTATGTGGTGGCCGGCGAAAGCGCCGGAACCAAGCTGGACAAAGCCGCACAGCTCGGAATTCCCGTCCTGGACGAGGACGGCTTCCGCGAGCTTCTTGCGAACGGCCCGGCTCCCGCTGCCGAAGTCACGCCCACACCGTCGCCCACAGAACCAGAAGAGGCAGCCGAATGA
- a CDS encoding RidA family protein — translation MRKTFGTGSVWEQTLGYSRAVQVDNTLYISATAASGEHGIVGEDFYTQTQYILQKLGVVLADAGFSFEDVVQSKLYLTDISKWEEAGRAHGEVFGKIRPTLALVHVLPFLDPKMLVEIELVAQKSAN, via the coding sequence ATGCGCAAAACATTCGGCACCGGCTCCGTCTGGGAGCAGACCCTCGGCTACTCCCGCGCCGTCCAGGTGGACAACACGCTCTACATTTCCGCCACGGCCGCCAGCGGCGAGCACGGCATTGTGGGCGAGGACTTCTACACGCAGACCCAGTACATCCTGCAGAAGCTCGGCGTGGTCCTGGCCGATGCCGGCTTCAGCTTCGAAGACGTGGTCCAGTCCAAGCTGTACCTGACGGACATCAGCAAATGGGAAGAGGCCGGCCGCGCCCACGGCGAAGTCTTCGGCAAGATCCGCCCCACGCTGGCCCTGGTGCACGTCCTGCCCTTCCTTGACCCGAAGATGCTCGTCGAGATCGAGCTCGTGGCCCAGAAGAGCGCCAACTAG